One genomic window of Anguilla anguilla isolate fAngAng1 chromosome 13, fAngAng1.pri, whole genome shotgun sequence includes the following:
- the ssuh2.2 gene encoding ssu-2 homolog, tandem duplicate 2, whose translation MDRRHLLSDQDENPAPQYQSVPSSGPVDPNQPEAGGATAPPADLMDKVPGYEGIGIGGYDLPYQGPPQAPGPGSPGPPVGDWRIPSISEEVAKEAFLEYAASKCCYSKGPAKEMVFTDLQAHNTYRYRLETFTESRSTKWASEPYTGQIVDGYMGVPPGPWDIAVSFPTLFQDNKKEVRVPHTSSVKGCHSCMSLGRNPCRNCVTSGMMQCWVCNGSGRRFSDDRCSHCNGLGRVRCTSCAGVGSSTCGTCQGKGQLLCFIKLVVKWKNNVFEGVIDRQSGLPMDRISSVTGETMFTDMSPVVYPVTGFPDNAINQSADRAVKEHQAQYFSSCRILQQRQTIELIHVTRVHYSWKEKTHIYFVYGAEHKVYTDDYPAKCCCCSIL comes from the exons GGCCTGTGGATCCAAACCAGCCAGAGGCTGGTGGGgctacagcgccccctgcagacTTGATGGATAAAGTGCCAGGTTATGAAGGCATAGGAATTGGAGGATATG ACCTGCCTTACCAGGGTCCACCCCAGGCTCCAGGTCCCGGAAGCCCGGGCCCACCAGTCGGTGACTGGCG aattccctccaTCAGCGAAGAGGTGGCGAAAGAGGCTTTTCTCGAGTATGCTGCCAGCAAGTGCTGCTACAGCAAAGGCCCCGCGAAAGAGATGGTCTTCACTGACCTGCAGGCCCACAACACATACAGG TACCGGCTGGAGACCTTCACTGAATCCCGCTCTACGAAATGGGCCAGCGAGCCGTACACGG GTCAGATAGTGGATGGGTATATGGGCGTACCTCCGGGACCCTGGGATATCGCTGTTAGTTTTCCAACCTTGTTTCAGGACAACAAAAAGGAGGTCCGCGTTCCCCACACCTCCTCTGTAAAG GGTTGTCACTCTTGCATGAGTCTCGGCCGAAATCCTTGTAGGAATTGTGTGACGTCAGGAATG ATGCAGTGCTGGGTGTGCAACGGCTCCGGAAGGCGTTTCTCTGACGACCGCTGCAGCCACTGCAACGGCCTCGGCCGCGTACG GTGCACGTCCTGCGCGGGCGTCGGCTCCAGCACCTGCGGGACATGCCAGGGGAAGGGACAGCTCCTGTGCTTCATTAAGCTCGTGGTGAAATG GAAAAACAACGTGTTTGAGGGTGTAATAGACAGGCAGTCGGGTTTGCCGATGGACCGGATCAGCTCCGTTACCGGGGAGACGATGTTCACTGACATGAGCCCTGTG GTCTACCCGGTGACTGGTTTCCCAGATAACGccatcaaccaatcagcagaCAGGGCTGTGAAAGAACACCAGGCCCAGTATTTCTCCTCCTGCCGCATCCTGCAACAG AGGCAGACCATTGAACTGATCCACGTCACACGTGTGCACTACAGCTGGAAGGAGAAGACTCACATCTACTTTGTGTACGGGGCTGAGCACAAAGTCTACACCGATGACTACCCTGCcaagtgctgctgctgctccatccTGTGA